One Nostoc sp. UHCC 0302 DNA window includes the following coding sequences:
- a CDS encoding chitosanase, translated as MTCQIGSSYKIKAGDTLFIIAERELGDGDRWREIMNPNGIPFTEKEAENLQTDQEICIPNGSVPPTGEWQSKRVFFGNNGKLTYTSDQEQNRIPDYSYAGYRYGEIELPNVPEVSSISPISGDNTAHIQKALDAVATREPDANGFRGALVLKPGLYELRSTIQIQASGVVLRGSGDGNDPSKDTILVAKVVDQPIIEGKQDRPPDKSVVILGTNNPAPWKSGDETKITDDFVQVGSLGFNVENASLFKTGDAIIIKHPSTQKWIDALDGGGVGEVDDPEKNPWKAGKVDIVYYRRVDRVEGNMIILDAPIYNHLDRKLSQSTVYKINSSEVLTNVGLENLRIEIDKGGEDEKSLWSAVSVIGAEDAWVRNLTALHFGFSGVYTEGALRVTVTDVKAFDPIAIRTGGRMYNFNTEKHSQLILFQNCEATNGRHNFISNGTSSASGIVFHKCKSKGLGSNSAENSDSEGHRLWTQAMLFDSIDENSADTGSIALINRGNFGSGHGWSAAHSTIWNYNGTIIVQKPPTAQNYAVFSTGKVQKKFKFSGVIGNVEGEGEKGKLSPASLYEAQLKERLHTIDEPPTQEVPGVEFFPPGTLNQLNTLTGLDAQQLTNILGMINGPEQANSKWWQTVDEEIIYGYAEDIGDGRGVTIGIYGATTGKDYNDADIIWKNYGQDYSNLPVNKIIEKVHAIANDQKWWKAQWDAYISTYWEPTLKLLKSKNYMKALTIGVLIDTAMNAGMEDDNSENWGVEHLFTEASNDTNNEEDFVNTFMELRLQFPTHNSGDMEERVGAWQKLVRDNKWDMRVDLNNYVYIPQ; from the coding sequence ATGACTTGTCAAATCGGTAGTTCATACAAAATTAAAGCAGGTGATACGCTTTTTATCATTGCCGAACGGGAGTTAGGAGATGGCGATCGCTGGCGTGAAATCATGAATCCTAACGGCATTCCCTTCACAGAAAAGGAAGCTGAGAATTTGCAAACGGATCAGGAAATCTGCATTCCTAATGGCTCTGTACCACCGACGGGTGAGTGGCAATCAAAGCGCGTTTTTTTTGGCAATAATGGTAAACTAACTTACACCTCGGATCAAGAGCAAAACCGGATTCCAGACTATAGCTATGCGGGTTACCGTTATGGTGAAATTGAATTGCCCAACGTTCCTGAAGTGTCAAGCATCTCACCGATTTCGGGTGATAATACTGCACACATTCAAAAAGCACTGGATGCTGTGGCAACGCGCGAACCTGATGCTAATGGATTTCGTGGTGCTTTGGTACTAAAGCCGGGGCTTTACGAACTTCGCAGTACAATTCAAATTCAGGCGAGCGGGGTTGTATTGCGTGGTTCTGGTGATGGGAACGATCCCAGTAAAGACACAATTCTAGTTGCCAAGGTGGTTGATCAGCCTATCATCGAAGGGAAACAAGACAGACCACCGGATAAGTCAGTAGTAATTCTGGGTACTAATAATCCAGCACCTTGGAAATCAGGAGACGAAACCAAGATTACAGATGATTTTGTTCAAGTTGGCTCACTGGGCTTCAATGTCGAGAATGCTTCACTATTTAAGACTGGCGATGCCATTATCATTAAGCATCCCTCTACGCAGAAATGGATTGATGCGCTTGACGGTGGTGGTGTGGGTGAGGTTGACGACCCTGAGAAGAACCCTTGGAAAGCAGGCAAAGTAGACATTGTGTATTATCGACGGGTCGATCGCGTGGAAGGAAATATGATTATCCTTGACGCACCGATTTACAATCATCTCGATCGCAAGTTGTCACAATCTACCGTCTACAAGATTAACAGCAGCGAAGTCTTGACAAATGTGGGGCTTGAAAACCTACGCATCGAAATTGATAAAGGTGGCGAAGACGAGAAATCCCTGTGGAGTGCCGTTAGCGTTATCGGTGCAGAAGATGCCTGGGTGCGTAACCTCACCGCCCTGCACTTTGGATTCTCAGGTGTATACACAGAAGGAGCATTGAGGGTAACGGTGACAGATGTCAAGGCGTTCGACCCAATTGCCATTCGCACAGGCGGACGTATGTACAATTTCAACACCGAAAAGCACAGTCAACTCATTTTATTCCAGAACTGTGAAGCGACAAACGGACGCCATAACTTTATCTCTAACGGTACGAGTAGCGCTTCTGGAATTGTCTTCCACAAATGCAAGTCGAAAGGCTTAGGCTCTAACTCCGCAGAGAACTCCGACAGTGAAGGACATCGACTCTGGACTCAAGCCATGCTCTTCGATAGCATCGACGAGAACAGTGCTGATACTGGAAGCATCGCTCTGATTAATCGCGGTAATTTCGGCAGTGGTCACGGTTGGTCGGCAGCACACTCCACTATTTGGAACTACAACGGCACAATAATTGTGCAAAAACCACCAACGGCGCAGAACTATGCGGTGTTTTCAACAGGTAAGGTGCAGAAAAAGTTCAAATTCTCAGGTGTTATTGGAAACGTGGAAGGCGAAGGCGAAAAGGGCAAGCTTTCTCCAGCGTCTCTCTACGAAGCGCAACTCAAAGAGAGGCTTCATACAATTGACGAACCCCCTACGCAAGAAGTACCCGGCGTTGAGTTTTTTCCACCTGGCACGCTAAACCAGCTTAACACCCTGACTGGTTTGGATGCACAGCAGCTTACAAACATCCTTGGCATGATTAACGGGCCCGAACAAGCCAATAGCAAGTGGTGGCAGACAGTCGATGAAGAAATTATCTACGGCTATGCAGAGGACATTGGCGACGGTCGCGGCGTCACCATCGGCATCTATGGTGCCACGACAGGCAAGGACTACAATGACGCAGACATTATCTGGAAGAATTACGGTCAGGACTATAGCAATCTGCCTGTAAACAAAATCATCGAAAAAGTCCACGCGATCGCCAATGACCAGAAATGGTGGAAGGCGCAGTGGGATGCCTACATCTCCACGTACTGGGAGCCGACGCTGAAACTGCTTAAGTCGAAGAATTACATGAAAGCATTGACAATTGGTGTACTCATAGATACAGCCATGAACGCTGGTATGGAAGACGACAATTCTGAGAATTGGGGCGTTGAACATTTGTTCACAGAGGCGAGTAACGACACAAACAATGAGGAAGATTTCGTGAATACGTTCATGGAATTACGTCTCCAGTTCCCCACGCACAATAGCGGCGACATGGAAGAGCGAGTCGGTGCTTGGCAAAAGTTGGTGCGGGATAACAAGTGGGATATGCGCGTAGATTTGAATAATTACGTCTATATCCCGCAGTGA
- a CDS encoding amidoligase family protein, producing the protein MSFLNWKIGFEIELMSPRGHSRQDLAELIAQQYDARVHRVFHPQSELSQVPGTPLFQNLTLGFEVIDRHGCLIARCVDDLTLVEDLDKTEKPQPGWYRIVSNDSRLLQLVESQANAADSLTDVLKPIARLFSTYPEEGPGGMVRVSDRTGNPIAIAAPLPGERERPCELITPPIETNHGDRLEVLLSAARSIGFTIPVEGATHLHFDATPLCSTRVFANLVNLLWTHGENLKRLVGTNPNCRRLGMWDEELLVLVNQSDFSEMSWSDAKARLAKLELTKYCDFNIKNLIHSIPSKFTFEARIFPSWMHAQPIIEAAALIEAILRYAAGASQISPAAPLEWKLESVQEFLKALPLADDYRYVWLSRAARYTQESDCNSFLLTY; encoded by the coding sequence ATGTCTTTTTTGAATTGGAAAATAGGCTTCGAGATAGAGCTGATGTCACCTAGAGGACATAGCAGACAGGATTTAGCAGAGTTGATCGCCCAACAATATGATGCAAGAGTGCATCGCGTGTTTCATCCCCAGTCTGAACTAAGTCAGGTTCCAGGAACTCCTTTATTTCAAAATCTTACTTTGGGATTTGAGGTGATTGATCGACACGGATGTTTGATTGCTCGATGTGTAGATGACCTAACCCTTGTTGAAGACTTAGACAAAACTGAAAAACCACAGCCAGGATGGTATCGGATTGTCAGCAATGATAGCAGACTGCTGCAACTAGTAGAAAGCCAAGCTAATGCTGCTGATTCTCTCACCGACGTACTCAAGCCGATTGCTAGATTATTTTCTACCTATCCGGAAGAAGGGCCTGGCGGGATGGTGCGTGTTAGCGATCGCACAGGTAATCCAATAGCGATCGCTGCACCCCTGCCAGGAGAGAGAGAACGTCCCTGTGAGCTAATTACCCCGCCTATTGAGACTAATCATGGCGATCGCTTAGAAGTACTTTTGTCAGCAGCTCGCTCTATTGGCTTCACAATTCCAGTTGAAGGTGCAACTCACCTGCACTTTGATGCTACACCTTTATGTTCTACTAGAGTTTTCGCTAATCTAGTAAATCTTTTATGGACACACGGGGAAAATTTAAAACGATTGGTAGGAACTAACCCCAATTGCAGACGCTTGGGAATGTGGGATGAAGAGTTATTGGTATTAGTCAATCAATCAGATTTTTCCGAAATGTCTTGGTCGGATGCTAAAGCACGTCTTGCAAAACTTGAATTAACAAAATACTGCGACTTTAATATCAAAAATCTAATTCACTCTATTCCTAGCAAATTTACCTTTGAAGCACGTATTTTCCCTTCCTGGATGCACGCACAACCTATTATTGAGGCGGCGGCGTTGATAGAAGCAATTCTACGTTATGCAGCAGGAGCATCTCAAATATCACCTGCTGCACCTTTGGAATGGAAATTAGAATCAGTGCAGGAGTTTCTTAAAGCGCTACCATTAGCCGACGATTATCGCTACGTTTGGTTATCTCGCGCTGCCAGATACACTCAAGAGAGTGATTGCAACAGTTTTTTGCTGACTTACTAG
- a CDS encoding NAD(P)-binding protein, translating into MNIKTIGIIGSRVAGLATAKSLQNAGFTCEIFEKSQKLSGVWTVEYHNFGLQI; encoded by the coding sequence ATGAATATAAAAACTATTGGTATTATTGGCTCTAGAGTCGCTGGGCTGGCAACTGCTAAATCTCTACAAAACGCTGGGTTTACTTGCGAGATTTTTGAGAAAAGCCAAAAATTGAGCGGCGTGTGGACAGTTGAATATCACAATTTTGGGCTACAAATTTAA
- a CDS encoding alpha/beta hydrolase yields the protein MNKFPRKRFKTSDDATLSYISVGKGKSIVLIHGWSQSAEQFTYQISAFAEQYHVVAVDLRGHGKSEKVTYGYRLSRLSKDIQELIDFLQLEKPHLLGHSMGCAVIWSYLDLFGSDGIERLVFVDQSPLYTSRPHWDSQEIEEAGAIVTAEQLNNVVHSLESSSAQEVTRNTLAAMVTNAIPKEQFEWMVECNLEFPRSLAATLLYNRMSLRKREISRLAGCWGQGVGCGV from the coding sequence ATGAATAAGTTCCCAAGAAAAAGATTCAAAACTTCAGATGATGCAACATTGAGCTACATTAGCGTGGGTAAGGGAAAATCTATTGTTTTAATTCACGGTTGGTCGCAGTCAGCTGAACAATTTACATATCAAATTTCCGCCTTTGCTGAACAATATCATGTCGTCGCTGTTGATTTGAGAGGACACGGTAAATCAGAGAAAGTAACTTACGGTTATCGGTTATCTCGATTATCCAAAGATATCCAAGAATTGATCGATTTTCTGCAATTAGAAAAACCACACCTGCTTGGTCACTCTATGGGGTGTGCTGTTATCTGGAGTTACCTCGATCTGTTCGGGTCAGATGGAATTGAGCGATTAGTATTTGTGGATCAATCTCCGCTATATACCTCTCGCCCACATTGGGACTCTCAAGAAATCGAGGAGGCTGGTGCGATTGTTACAGCTGAGCAACTAAATAATGTAGTGCATAGTCTGGAAAGTTCTTCAGCCCAAGAAGTTACTCGAAACACCCTGGCTGCGATGGTGACGAATGCCATACCAAAAGAACAATTTGAGTGGATGGTAGAGTGCAATCTTGAGTTTCCGCGATCGCTTGCTGCAACGTTGCTATACAACCGAATGTCACTAAGAAAACGTGAAATCTCGCGCTTGGCAGGGTGTTGGGGGCAGGGTGTAGGGTGTGGTGTTTAA
- a CDS encoding alpha/beta hydrolase produces MNKSILNSELEIFEEAEGGGHFMFIENPEKFNQLVLQFLK; encoded by the coding sequence ATGAATAAAAGCATTCTTAACTCAGAATTGGAAATCTTTGAAGAAGCTGAAGGCGGAGGACATTTCATGTTCATTGAAAACCCAGAAAAGTTTAACCAACTGGTCTTGCAATTCCTGAAGTAA
- a CDS encoding CHASE2 domain-containing protein: MKIALSTQSNLWKKVHKELKLWREVVLPGLSVVGIIMLVRSTGLLQSQEWLAFDQLLRLRPNEAVDSRVVIVGIDEDDINYVGRFPIPDKEIAQMLSILNSYKPKVIGLDLFRDKRNSADAELVPVWRENPNLIGVEVALNQKQSFNVKPPPELPAQRVGFADLIVDPDGKLRRGLIASKTYTGELKYSLPLRLAQFYLREQGIKFAHGSRSFDPIKFGSSRLVRFLPDSGGYVGTDANGFQMLLNFRSHPQPFRTISLRDVLNKKIDPSWIRDRVVIVGMTAPSVKDNFIISAVKNTLYTTALGVENSANQYQWIYGVEVHAHATSQIISHVLDRRPLLKVWSEIWEYLWILAWGLLGIILGLILQSPAKTLLSLGVTSTGLVGICYICLVLGWWIPLVPTLLALTSAGLTTFFFDRDLRTLLEQRSLTLKRSFEAIHNGPLQSLAVMLRSFGEKEIESENLRAQLEQLNRELRAIPEYLTQEMLSRNDSVYLEGNEVLDLQTPIAEMLYYVYDITLRRNFQGFTTIQSFIPPNFEPLDECNLNANQKRSLYIFLQEALCNVGKHSQGATRLDVVCTRSSREYCLQVIDNGFVSISKNYQRHGQGTEQAQDLARQLRGRFRRYPHSPQGTVCELAWPIASNWWQQFLYLGNWNFLVKQNIKSISIKK, translated from the coding sequence ATGAAAATCGCACTTTCAACTCAAAGCAATTTATGGAAAAAAGTTCATAAAGAACTGAAACTCTGGCGAGAAGTAGTGCTGCCAGGACTCTCTGTGGTAGGAATTATCATGCTTGTGCGCTCAACAGGATTATTGCAATCGCAAGAGTGGCTGGCTTTCGATCAATTGCTCCGGCTACGACCTAATGAAGCTGTCGATTCGCGGGTAGTAATTGTGGGTATTGATGAAGACGATATTAACTATGTAGGCAGGTTTCCCATCCCAGATAAAGAAATCGCCCAAATGTTGAGCATCTTAAATAGCTACAAACCCAAAGTCATCGGTCTCGACCTTTTTAGAGATAAAAGGAACTCGGCTGATGCAGAGCTTGTACCTGTTTGGAGAGAGAATCCAAATCTCATCGGAGTTGAAGTAGCATTAAACCAAAAACAATCTTTTAATGTTAAACCACCACCTGAGTTACCTGCCCAACGAGTCGGCTTTGCAGACTTAATTGTAGATCCGGACGGGAAGTTGCGACGTGGCTTAATTGCAAGTAAAACTTACACCGGAGAACTGAAATACTCTCTACCTCTGCGTTTAGCACAATTCTATTTACGTGAGCAAGGAATCAAGTTTGCTCATGGTAGTCGCTCTTTTGACCCCATTAAGTTCGGTTCAAGTCGGCTAGTCCGATTTCTCCCCGATTCTGGCGGATATGTGGGAACTGATGCCAATGGCTTTCAAATGCTACTCAACTTTCGCTCTCATCCCCAACCTTTTCGCACCATATCTCTCAGAGATGTCCTCAATAAAAAAATTGATCCTAGTTGGATTCGCGATCGCGTCGTGATTGTTGGCATGACTGCCCCCAGCGTTAAAGATAACTTTATCATCTCCGCAGTTAAAAATACACTTTACACCACGGCTTTAGGAGTTGAAAACTCTGCTAATCAATACCAATGGATTTATGGTGTAGAAGTTCATGCTCATGCTACGAGCCAAATCATTAGTCATGTTTTAGACAGACGACCACTGCTAAAAGTCTGGTCAGAAATTTGGGAGTATTTATGGATTTTAGCTTGGGGTTTACTCGGCATAATTCTGGGTTTAATCCTGCAATCTCCGGCAAAGACATTGTTGAGTCTTGGTGTAACTAGTACCGGACTTGTTGGGATTTGTTATATTTGCCTAGTTCTGGGTTGGTGGATTCCTTTAGTACCAACCTTGTTAGCTCTTACAAGTGCAGGACTGACAACATTTTTTTTTGACAGAGATTTAAGAACACTACTTGAACAGCGCAGTTTAACTCTGAAGCGCTCTTTTGAAGCAATCCATAATGGGCCTTTACAAAGCTTGGCTGTGATGTTGAGGAGCTTTGGCGAAAAAGAGATAGAGTCTGAAAACTTGCGAGCGCAGCTTGAACAACTAAATCGAGAATTACGCGCTATTCCTGAATATCTCACTCAAGAAATGCTCAGTCGTAATGATAGTGTTTATTTAGAGGGAAATGAAGTACTCGATTTGCAAACTCCCATTGCTGAGATGCTTTATTATGTTTACGACATTACCTTAAGAAGAAACTTTCAAGGATTTACGACCATCCAAAGTTTTATTCCTCCTAATTTTGAACCATTAGATGAGTGCAACCTAAATGCAAATCAAAAGCGAAGCTTGTACATTTTTTTGCAAGAAGCTTTATGTAATGTCGGTAAACATTCCCAAGGAGCTACTCGTCTTGATGTTGTTTGTACGCGCTCATCGAGGGAGTATTGCCTGCAAGTAATTGATAATGGGTTTGTGAGTATATCTAAAAACTATCAACGTCATGGGCAAGGAACAGAACAAGCTCAAGATTTAGCCCGACAATTGAGAGGTAGATTTCGACGATATCCTCACTCTCCACAAGGTACTGTCTGCGAATTGGCTTGGCCCATAGCAAGTAATTGGTGGCAGCAATTTTTATATTTAGGTAATTGGAACTTTTTAGTGAAACAAAATATTAAATCAATAAGTATTAAGAAGTAA
- a CDS encoding response regulator transcription factor, translated as MSTIMQKFLVVDDHEAILQGTIPALKDKYPEVEILAAQDAQTAYQQFERHHPDLLIVDLCLPEKPQAPAQVEVGMQLIKTLMSSTLAPNLVVLSTNVKPLVRLKPMINAYEGGFAAMDKSLPIREMLKFIDLALRGSIYLSSELRSRPEFDRKWLEVLTLKYQEGLTDKAIAQKMNLSDRTVRNYWIRLQDALGVYDEPGKELRIQIEIAARKIGLIN; from the coding sequence ATGTCAACTATCATGCAAAAATTTTTAGTCGTTGACGACCATGAAGCAATTCTTCAAGGCACAATTCCAGCACTCAAAGACAAATACCCAGAAGTAGAAATCCTCGCGGCTCAGGATGCCCAAACTGCATATCAGCAATTTGAACGCCACCACCCAGACTTGCTAATTGTTGATTTATGTCTGCCAGAAAAGCCTCAAGCCCCAGCTCAGGTTGAGGTTGGGATGCAACTGATCAAAACTTTGATGTCCAGCACTCTTGCCCCTAATTTAGTGGTGCTGAGTACCAATGTTAAACCTTTGGTGCGCCTCAAACCGATGATTAATGCCTATGAAGGTGGCTTTGCGGCTATGGATAAGTCTTTGCCTATCCGCGAAATGTTAAAGTTCATTGACTTGGCGTTGCGCGGCTCTATCTATTTATCTTCAGAACTGCGATCGCGCCCAGAATTTGACCGAAAATGGCTAGAGGTGCTGACGCTAAAATATCAAGAAGGCTTGACAGATAAAGCGATCGCCCAAAAAATGAACCTGAGCGATCGCACTGTACGAAACTACTGGATTAGACTGCAAGATGCTTTGGGTGTGTATGACGAACCTGGTAAAGAATTGAGAATTCAAATTGAAATTGCAGCTAGAAAAATCGGATTAATCAACTGA